One window of Atribacter laminatus genomic DNA carries:
- a CDS encoding ankyrin repeat domain-containing protein codes for MDFFEMCKTGHLEEILSKIREGIDVNTKDENGWTPLMYAAWYNQNPEVVKILLEAGADAKLVDDFGKKAIDYAKKNDFLLGTSVYKQLEEASG; via the coding sequence ATGGATTTTTTTGAAATGTGTAAAACCGGTCATTTAGAAGAAATTCTATCGAAGATTCGGGAAGGAATTGATGTGAATACTAAGGATGAAAACGGCTGGACGCCTCTTATGTATGCTGCCTGGTATAATCAAAATCCGGAAGTCGTTAAAATTCTTCTTGAAGCCGGAGCCGACGCTAAGCTGGTAGATGATTTTGGTAAAAAAGCAATTGATTATGCCAAAAAAAATGATTTCCTATTGGGAACCAGTGTTTATAAACAATTGGAAGAAGCGAGTGGATAG
- a CDS encoding flavodoxin family protein yields the protein MKIGIIVDSKSGFTYSIAQRLEEKLSVLRHDVQVERIEPIDEKQVDIKKIQLKSFPKINQYEAIIFGAWVRGGFLSPAMAAYMNQMPSLQGKKIACFVTKGLPFAWTGGNQTINRMIKLCQSKEGRVVDTGMIIRMGQRKKQTTDLIEKFGKLF from the coding sequence TTGAAGATAGGGATTATTGTAGATTCAAAATCCGGGTTTACTTACTCTATTGCCCAAAGGCTTGAGGAAAAACTGTCGGTATTAAGACATGATGTTCAGGTTGAAAGAATAGAACCAATTGATGAGAAGCAGGTTGACATTAAAAAAATTCAGTTAAAATCCTTTCCAAAAATAAATCAATATGAAGCAATTATATTTGGGGCCTGGGTCAGGGGTGGATTCCTTTCTCCAGCTATGGCGGCTTATATGAATCAAATGCCATCACTCCAAGGGAAAAAGATTGCCTGTTTTGTAACCAAAGGCCTTCCCTTTGCCTGGACAGGCGGAAATCAGACTATTAATCGAATGATAAAACTTTGCCAATCCAAGGAAGGAAGGGTTGTTGATACTGGAATGATTATTAGAATGGGACAAAGAAAGAAACAAACCACTGATTTAATTGAGAAATTCGGAAAACTTTTTTAA
- a CDS encoding CPBP family glutamic-type intramembrane protease, producing the protein MALKIKNFNWKLFFLLWFMVATSIVCVLPYTLTIQSEQIKLLNVPATMGQIIAMQLLTNGLLFGLVIGIGLLIANKIGLGLPFLDAITRGEKITKPFKPIAWFSILIGIVFGFIIIGLDTWIFNLKKVGLVLPETVHPPAWQGFLASFYGGIAEEVLLRLFLLSLLVWIGNLMTKNKDLQPNIRVLWIANIITAVIFGLGHLPATKGMGLPLNSFVITRAIVLNGVAGLAFGWLYWTRGLESSMIAHFSADIVLHVLFAF; encoded by the coding sequence ATGGCTTTAAAAATAAAAAATTTTAATTGGAAATTATTTTTTCTCCTTTGGTTCATGGTGGCAACAAGCATCGTATGCGTCTTACCCTATACCTTAACCATCCAGTCAGAACAAATCAAACTTCTCAATGTTCCGGCAACCATGGGACAAATCATAGCTATGCAGCTTCTAACCAATGGTCTGCTATTTGGTTTGGTTATTGGAATTGGTTTACTTATCGCCAATAAAATTGGTTTAGGATTACCCTTTTTAGATGCAATCACCCGTGGAGAAAAAATAACTAAACCCTTTAAGCCAATTGCCTGGTTTTCGATCTTGATCGGCATTGTTTTTGGTTTCATTATTATAGGTTTAGATACCTGGATTTTTAATCTGAAAAAAGTCGGTTTAGTGCTTCCAGAAACCGTTCATCCACCGGCGTGGCAGGGATTTCTTGCTTCCTTTTATGGAGGAATTGCTGAAGAAGTGTTACTTCGCTTATTCTTGCTGTCGTTGTTGGTATGGATAGGCAATTTAATGACGAAAAATAAAGACCTGCAACCCAATATTCGTGTCCTTTGGATTGCCAATATCATTACCGCTGTTATCTTTGGTTTAGGTCATCTTCCGGCAACGAAAGGGATGGGTCTTCCTCTCAATTCCTTTGTTATCACCCGAGCAATTGTCCTGAATGGAGTTGCAGGCTTAGCTTTTGGATGGTTATACTGGACTCGGGGTTTAGAAAGCTCAATGATAGCTCATTTTAGCGCCGATATTGTCCTTCATGTATTATTTGCATTTTAA
- a CDS encoding hemerythrin domain-containing protein, which translates to MQFRAPLMIEHRLIEKMIYIINKIINQAESTQIIDTRTVDVVVDFIKTYADKTHHGKEEDILFKDLSEKKMTDEDDKLMKELIEEHLFGRSIVRELVDSKNQYVNGDMTAEKVMLEKLKTLANFYPAHIKKEDDVFFPASMKYLTNQEQEIMLNKFWDFDKTMIHLKYQSVVLELNKAFSND; encoded by the coding sequence GTGCAGTTTAGGGCTCCATTAATGATTGAACATCGTTTGATTGAGAAAATGATATATATTATAAATAAAATTATAAATCAAGCCGAATCAACCCAAATTATTGATACCAGGACTGTCGATGTTGTTGTCGATTTTATTAAAACCTATGCTGATAAAACTCATCATGGAAAAGAGGAAGATATTCTCTTTAAAGACCTTTCAGAGAAAAAAATGACTGATGAAGATGATAAATTAATGAAGGAACTGATCGAGGAACACCTATTTGGAAGAAGTATAGTCCGAGAACTCGTCGATTCAAAAAACCAGTATGTCAATGGTGATATGACAGCTGAAAAAGTAATGTTAGAAAAACTAAAAACGCTGGCCAATTTTTACCCAGCACATATTAAAAAGGAGGATGATGTCTTTTTCCCAGCTTCCATGAAGTATTTAACCAACCAAGAACAAGAAATAATGCTGAACAAATTTTGGGATTTTGACAAAACGATGATCCATTTAAAATATCAATCGGTGGTTTTAGAATTGAATAAAGCGTTTTCGAATGATTGA